The following proteins are co-located in the Maridesulfovibrio sp. genome:
- a CDS encoding FadR/GntR family transcriptional regulator, which produces MFKPIKKVRVSETAANQLEELIQNKTFAEGEPLPSERQLMKELQVGRGSIREALRILEIKGFIETQPGIGAFVKSYEGDIFSPLSTWLTDNYEALRHFFEVRSLLEPSTARMASERISDEDFEELLKTHEEFKKTVEEEDLPRAIMVDAEFHRLIGKATGNKVLSSIMDALYKSMIEGWKAPLKIPGQPNKSLKEHEEILAAIKNRDGELAAQLMTSHLREALKALGDAGLNK; this is translated from the coding sequence ATGTTTAAACCCATCAAGAAAGTCAGAGTTTCAGAAACAGCAGCCAATCAACTGGAAGAGCTGATTCAGAACAAGACTTTTGCCGAAGGCGAGCCCCTCCCTTCCGAGCGTCAGCTCATGAAGGAACTGCAGGTAGGCCGGGGATCTATCCGCGAAGCACTTAGAATTCTGGAGATTAAGGGATTCATCGAAACGCAGCCCGGAATCGGAGCTTTTGTGAAGAGCTACGAAGGGGATATTTTCAGCCCCCTCTCCACTTGGCTGACTGACAATTACGAAGCTCTGCGCCACTTTTTTGAAGTACGCTCTCTGCTGGAACCCAGCACGGCCCGCATGGCTTCAGAACGAATTTCCGACGAAGACTTTGAGGAGCTTTTAAAGACCCACGAGGAATTCAAGAAAACAGTTGAAGAAGAGGACCTGCCCCGCGCGATTATGGTTGATGCGGAATTTCACCGTTTAATCGGCAAAGCCACGGGCAACAAGGTACTCTCATCCATTATGGATGCCCTGTACAAATCAATGATTGAAGGCTGGAAAGCTCCCCTGAAAATTCCGGGACAGCCCAATAAGAGCTTGAAAGAACACGAAGAGATTTTGGCCGCAATCAAGAACCGAGATGGCGAACTGGCCGCGCAGCTCATGACTTCGCATTTACGCGAAGCCCTGAAAGCACTGGGTGATGCCGGTTTGAATAAATAG
- a CDS encoding glycerate kinase: protein MMTNEQEHLRQIFAEALDRVDPYKIITNRVSLEKEILTVAMDEGDVVVDLQEFERIVVIGAGKATAKMALAIEKILGSRIESGLISVKYGHTEELKFIRTIEAAHPVPDDNSVRAAREIEELACSTTDKTLVINLVSGGGSALLSSPMHAEVDGEKIEVTLEDKQNTTKALLACGADISEINCIRKHLSSLKGGRLLRCLRPARSLNFILSDVVGDNLDTIASGLTSYDRSTYCDAMSIIDNYELRDKIPANVVKALELGNTGKLLETLKKDEFSKIRAENILIGTNRIALLGARDKAEELGYNVRMLTSRLQGEAANAADMLWAVAQDEREWELLEKKPACIIVGGETVVTLKGNGKGGRNQEMALQFLMRLGQDERNGESIHFLAASTDGNDGPTDAAGGFADSAVLEKAREKGLSIAEYLKNNDSYHFLQMVGALFKTGPTNTNVCDVQLLIVK, encoded by the coding sequence ATGATGACCAACGAACAGGAACATCTCCGGCAGATATTCGCCGAAGCACTGGACCGCGTTGATCCATATAAAATCATCACCAACAGGGTTTCCCTTGAAAAGGAGATTCTGACTGTCGCCATGGACGAGGGTGATGTAGTTGTTGATCTTCAGGAATTTGAGCGCATTGTTGTTATCGGTGCCGGTAAGGCTACCGCTAAAATGGCCCTTGCCATTGAAAAAATTTTAGGTTCACGCATTGAATCCGGCCTGATCTCAGTTAAATACGGGCACACCGAAGAACTCAAATTTATCAGAACCATTGAAGCAGCCCACCCGGTTCCGGACGACAACAGTGTCCGCGCAGCCCGTGAAATCGAAGAACTGGCCTGCTCCACCACCGACAAAACACTGGTTATCAACCTTGTTTCCGGTGGCGGTTCCGCCCTGCTCTCCAGTCCCATGCATGCCGAAGTGGACGGGGAGAAAATCGAAGTAACCCTTGAGGACAAGCAGAATACCACCAAGGCCCTGCTGGCCTGCGGTGCAGATATCAGCGAGATCAACTGCATCCGCAAACATCTTTCATCCCTCAAGGGAGGACGGCTTTTGCGCTGCCTGCGTCCGGCCCGCAGTTTGAACTTCATTCTTTCTGATGTTGTCGGAGATAATCTCGACACCATAGCTTCCGGCCTGACCAGCTATGACCGCAGTACTTATTGTGATGCCATGTCCATCATTGATAATTACGAACTGCGCGATAAAATCCCGGCCAACGTTGTCAAAGCACTTGAGCTGGGCAACACAGGCAAGCTGCTTGAAACCTTGAAAAAGGATGAATTCAGTAAAATCAGGGCCGAAAACATTCTCATCGGTACCAACCGCATTGCTTTGCTCGGTGCGCGCGATAAAGCCGAGGAACTTGGTTACAATGTTCGTATGCTGACTTCCCGTTTACAGGGAGAGGCTGCAAATGCTGCAGATATGCTCTGGGCTGTGGCTCAGGATGAACGTGAATGGGAACTGCTGGAAAAGAAACCGGCCTGCATAATCGTGGGCGGTGAAACAGTGGTTACCCTGAAAGGGAACGGCAAGGGCGGCCGTAATCAGGAAATGGCCCTACAATTTCTTATGCGGCTGGGACAGGATGAGCGTAACGGTGAATCCATTCACTTCCTCGCCGCGTCAACTGACGGCAACGACGGTCCCACTGATGCGGCCGGCGGTTTTGCCGACTCAGCGGTTCTGGAAAAAGCCCGTGAAAAGGGACTCTCCATTGCCGAATATTTAAAAAACAACGACTCCTACCACTTCCTTCAAATGGTAGGAGCCTTGTTCAAAACAGGCCCCACCAACACTAACGTCTGCGACGTCCAATTGCTGATCGTTAAGTAG
- a CDS encoding methyl-accepting chemotaxis protein, whose amino-acid sequence MNVLSNMRISVRIGMLAAILILMMVLSAVLGLKLTSNSNNGLRTVYLDRIIPLKQLKIISDEYAVNIVDTSHKVRSTALSWSQGIENIDTAQEHIKNELEAYLATELVTDEERLVEELKPKLERADESVAKLRSILQSNNEQGLISYIQQELYPVIDPVTEVIAKLIDVQLVVAENVYRQAESDYAAGQNTMIAIIFAAIVISVVVTILIGRSIMSQLGGEPRAIQHIATRIAAGDLDAAKEIIRDKAQGVSLAMLGINDSLTSISTELEETVGKIKLGDLRFRADSSTLSGFFAGIMNNANTLADSLVDYLDDIANPITCISKDQKVLFSNKAAQSSELVPSAENRKECINQLSKNTHGTHFEKILGAESLIRSASINSDTTVSYTGIPISDNKGSLTGVFEIIVDQTDVIGMQHKVAALAEQASTISERLASSSEILSQQVDEASRGAAIQSERTAETATAMEQMNATVVEVARNAAEAAENTNLARTKAEDGATVVGKVMVAIEDIQKQAEGLRVDTIEMGKQAEGISSIIEVISDIADQTNLLALNAAIEAARAGEAGRGFAVVADEVRKLAEKTMTATTEVNNAITAIQTSSRKNISSTEAAVKSVNTSTELADKAGEVLKEIVNYSDDSSVRVQSIASASEEQSAAAEQITRASEEVDRISQETSSSMRQAAQSVDEIADMTKELDKLIQAMAS is encoded by the coding sequence ATGAATGTTCTCAGCAACATGCGCATTAGTGTCCGAATAGGGATGCTTGCCGCTATTTTAATTCTGATGATGGTCTTATCCGCAGTTTTAGGTTTAAAGCTGACCTCAAACTCAAACAACGGGCTAAGGACCGTTTACCTTGACCGAATTATTCCACTTAAACAACTTAAAATCATTTCCGATGAATACGCAGTTAACATTGTAGACACATCACACAAAGTCCGCAGTACTGCTTTGAGCTGGAGTCAAGGAATAGAAAATATTGATACCGCTCAAGAGCATATCAAAAATGAACTAGAAGCATACCTTGCCACTGAGCTGGTCACAGATGAAGAAAGACTGGTCGAAGAGCTAAAACCCAAATTGGAGCGGGCCGATGAATCCGTAGCCAAACTGCGCTCAATTTTACAATCAAACAATGAGCAGGGCCTTATCAGCTACATCCAGCAAGAGCTGTATCCGGTCATCGACCCGGTAACCGAAGTCATTGCAAAGCTCATTGATGTACAGCTCGTCGTTGCCGAAAACGTATACCGTCAGGCTGAATCAGATTACGCAGCAGGACAAAATACAATGATTGCGATAATCTTCGCTGCAATCGTTATCTCTGTTGTAGTTACCATCCTGATTGGCCGTTCCATTATGTCTCAGCTGGGCGGAGAACCGCGGGCAATTCAACACATTGCCACCAGAATTGCTGCCGGAGATCTTGATGCAGCGAAAGAAATTATCAGAGATAAGGCTCAGGGCGTCAGTCTCGCCATGCTGGGAATCAATGACAGCCTGACTTCAATTTCAACGGAACTTGAAGAGACAGTGGGAAAAATCAAACTAGGCGATCTGCGTTTCAGGGCTGACAGCAGTACCCTCTCAGGATTCTTTGCCGGAATAATGAACAATGCCAATACCCTTGCCGACTCTCTTGTTGATTATCTTGACGATATTGCCAACCCCATCACCTGCATCAGTAAAGATCAGAAAGTTTTGTTCAGCAACAAAGCAGCACAATCTTCCGAACTCGTCCCTTCTGCCGAGAACAGGAAGGAATGCATTAATCAACTAAGCAAAAATACGCATGGTACCCACTTTGAAAAAATCCTAGGCGCTGAAAGCCTCATACGCTCTGCAAGCATTAACTCCGACACCACCGTATCATATACCGGTATCCCCATATCAGATAACAAGGGATCACTTACCGGAGTATTTGAAATCATTGTCGACCAGACAGATGTTATCGGTATGCAGCACAAAGTCGCAGCTCTTGCTGAGCAGGCTTCAACAATTTCTGAAAGATTGGCATCTTCATCGGAAATACTTAGTCAACAGGTTGATGAAGCCAGCCGGGGCGCTGCAATTCAGAGTGAACGAACCGCTGAAACTGCAACCGCCATGGAACAAATGAATGCCACGGTAGTAGAAGTTGCCCGTAATGCTGCCGAAGCGGCTGAAAATACAAACCTTGCCAGAACAAAAGCCGAAGATGGAGCAACCGTAGTGGGCAAGGTTATGGTTGCCATTGAAGATATCCAAAAGCAGGCTGAAGGTTTGCGTGTGGACACCATTGAAATGGGAAAACAGGCCGAAGGAATCAGCAGCATCATTGAAGTGATCAGTGATATCGCGGACCAGACCAACCTGCTGGCTCTCAATGCCGCCATTGAGGCTGCCCGTGCGGGAGAAGCCGGACGCGGGTTTGCAGTAGTTGCAGACGAGGTACGTAAACTCGCTGAAAAGACAATGACCGCAACCACGGAAGTGAACAACGCAATCACTGCCATTCAGACCTCAAGCCGCAAAAACATATCTTCCACTGAAGCTGCTGTAAAATCGGTTAACACAAGCACGGAACTAGCCGATAAGGCAGGAGAAGTCCTTAAAGAAATCGTAAACTACTCTGATGATTCTTCCGTGCGGGTGCAATCCATCGCTTCAGCATCCGAGGAGCAATCAGCTGCAGCGGAACAAA